In Luteibacter mycovicinus, a genomic segment contains:
- a CDS encoding non-ribosomal peptide synthetase gives MTPNELAAATAVDYDPFAAAPLSHVLPTTEPQREVWLASRLEPEASLAYNEAVSLTFKGLLDVPALMGALQAVVDRHEALRATLSRDGEELFVADHTTLPIASHDLSPLPPFESDARLQAAFSRIVTTPFDLEHGPLVRAEIFRLAADRHLLTLAAHHIVCDGWSFGVIVRDLAALYAQRLGKGPGPAPAGAFSNFALAEAAHGGSGTAREDEQYWLGRFAGTLPVLDLPVDRPRPRRRTFTSRREDRLLDAMDVEAIRRLAATHRASFYATLIAGFAVLLRRIAGQDDVVIGIPSAGQASEGLETLVGHCVNVLPLRARIHDAASFADVLGNVRGNLLDAFDHQRYTLGSLLARLSLARDPSRLPLVSVLFNLDAQLDETTAPFPDLRFDVDAIPREYENFELFVNAVQVEGGLRLECQYNADLFDAATIQGWLDAYATLLRHAAHAPTTEAIALPVVSDAVYRELAGLQPAPTPFPELRLAHEFFEQQCDRAPERIAVRHADRTLTYAALESRSNRIANALRARDVGHGALVGLSLGRGLDMLASVLGVLKSGAGYVPLDPAFPAERLAFMAEDARLAALVVDDETPLAFEFDARRVIALNSDEVVHASFDRPARDRRAGTPDSVAYVIFTSGSTGRPKGVRVPHRAAANFLTSMQRVPGIAPDDRLVAVTTLSFDIAFMEMMLPLTSGAEVVIAGRDDVRDGGQLRRLIEDCDATMMQATPAGWRLLVDAGWHGRPAFRAVSGGEPLPVDLAEALLDRCGEVWNGYGPTETTVYSTYWRVSDPREGIYIGRPIANTTVHILDERGHHCPLGVPGEIHIGGAGVTLGYLDRPELTAEKFIADPWSEAPDSRMYRTGDRGRWTAKGVLEHLGRLDFQVKVRGYRIEPGEIESVLADVPAVARAVVIAREDRPGDVRLVAYVVGRDGIVPEEESLRSYLRSRLPDYMLPQHILVLDSVPLLPNGKTDRKALPPPIAHSVATPGARVAPRNDDERRVALAMEAVLCLPDLDVRDDFFALGGHSLLAAQLTAKLNREFGVSLSFRTLFDAPTIEQLAAAIGSQVASGSAPAAEPIGHRSDQHHAPLSLMQRRLWALERMHPGRVTYNAPSAHRLRGRLDEHAFDMAFQALIQRQSSMRTAFRDVGNDIVQVIEPQLTYPLFPAEDLRHLPDEEREATLMARLQQLTDTPFDLRRAPLFSARLFRLGDTEHALFFMPHHIIWDGWSFDILYNELSALYRSFVAGLPSPLVALPVSYGDFAEWHAHWLESAAFQAQLGFWRERLAQMGDVRALPTDHPRRPGMSGLGRTEWIRVSRADTDAMHDVARQADATLNMTLLALYFAMLSSSAGQRELVVGTPVRGRNQTEVESVMGYFNNLLPLHVSVDPALSFLEFVRLVRRKAIEAFGHPDVPLEYLQRELKIGQGAGATLYQALFSFQDARQRAVDWGGLEHEQILLFQSGATEDLGLWFLESHAGMVGGVTYNADLLQAATARLMRERYLDMMRTVAADPAIAVGALTAATPAERERMRHWNATDTDIVLPVDLYGMVAAAAKTNPDAVAIVQHTRTLRYDALLERASRIAALLHERGAHAGEVVGLCVNPGADRVAALLAIGLTGATALLLDRADPAARLRDILADARATVMVGDAALEAMLDWPRACAVWLDLHEGEADVATWDVAPSAVRPSPDDTAIAFYAPDVEGKARGAALSHRALANTLQALAGTLGVRPGKRIAGDASPSDAMSVVEPLLALAHGATWFEQDAHDLAHGRLDAMDVFIATPETWHALVRQGWSGDPGMRAVVAGGLPTAELATHVAGATAGLWTLFGDAMSAPVAACGQVERAADALHEGRPLANSEAWILDDGGEPCPIGATGHVAIAGLALSMPFGHRAQAGRQPADGRLARTGYRGRWLADGQLQVLDREDRRVRRHGLDVEPAAIEALTLAQPGIVRAIAVPRRDRDGLTRIDVYALTAPGYSPDTDDLRASLATSLPASSMPAHITVLDALPLLPTGEPDIASLPVPDDGSPGGRTVDSEPRTESERLLASVWRELLGVGRVRTSDNFFDVGGHSLLAVDMAQRVQKLSGIQLNLLDIANGTLGTLAAELAIAKPAPAITAKRGLFSRLLGRTTP, from the coding sequence ATGACGCCCAATGAGCTGGCCGCCGCCACAGCGGTCGACTACGATCCGTTCGCCGCCGCGCCGCTGTCGCACGTGCTGCCGACGACCGAGCCCCAACGCGAGGTGTGGCTGGCATCCCGGCTGGAGCCGGAAGCCTCGCTGGCGTACAACGAAGCGGTCTCGCTGACCTTCAAGGGCTTGCTCGACGTGCCGGCCCTTATGGGGGCACTACAGGCGGTGGTCGACCGTCATGAGGCCCTCAGAGCCACACTCAGCCGGGACGGCGAGGAGCTGTTCGTGGCCGACCACACGACGCTGCCCATCGCGAGCCACGACCTTTCGCCGCTGCCCCCGTTCGAGAGCGACGCACGTTTACAGGCGGCATTCTCGCGCATCGTTACGACACCCTTCGATCTCGAACACGGCCCGCTGGTCAGGGCGGAGATCTTCCGCCTTGCCGCCGACCGCCATCTGCTGACCCTCGCCGCACACCACATCGTGTGCGACGGCTGGTCGTTCGGCGTGATCGTCCGCGATCTCGCCGCGCTTTACGCGCAACGCCTCGGCAAGGGCCCCGGCCCGGCACCGGCGGGCGCGTTCTCGAACTTCGCGTTGGCCGAGGCGGCGCACGGCGGCAGCGGAACGGCTCGCGAGGACGAACAGTACTGGCTGGGCCGCTTCGCCGGCACGCTTCCCGTACTGGACCTCCCCGTGGACCGGCCCCGCCCCCGCCGTCGTACGTTCACCTCACGGCGCGAAGACCGTCTGCTGGACGCCATGGACGTGGAGGCGATCAGGCGCCTGGCTGCGACACACCGGGCCAGCTTCTACGCCACGCTGATCGCGGGCTTCGCCGTCCTGCTCCGCCGCATCGCGGGGCAGGACGATGTCGTGATCGGCATACCATCGGCGGGTCAGGCCAGCGAAGGGCTGGAAACCCTGGTGGGTCACTGCGTCAACGTGCTCCCCCTGCGCGCCCGGATCCACGATGCCGCGAGCTTCGCGGACGTCCTCGGCAACGTGCGCGGCAACCTTCTCGATGCATTCGATCATCAGCGCTATACGCTGGGCAGCCTGCTCGCCCGGCTCTCGCTGGCACGCGATCCGTCCCGGCTGCCGCTGGTGTCCGTGCTGTTCAACCTCGATGCGCAACTCGACGAGACCACCGCGCCGTTCCCGGATCTTCGTTTCGACGTGGACGCTATTCCCCGCGAGTACGAGAACTTTGAGCTCTTTGTGAATGCCGTGCAGGTCGAGGGCGGACTCCGTCTGGAGTGCCAGTACAACGCCGACCTGTTCGACGCAGCCACGATACAGGGCTGGCTCGACGCCTATGCCACCTTGCTGCGTCACGCGGCGCATGCGCCCACGACCGAAGCGATCGCACTGCCGGTCGTCTCCGACGCCGTCTATCGCGAGCTCGCCGGTCTGCAACCGGCACCGACGCCGTTTCCGGAACTGCGTCTCGCGCACGAATTCTTCGAGCAGCAGTGCGACCGCGCGCCGGAGCGCATCGCCGTACGTCACGCCGACCGTACGCTGACCTATGCGGCGCTGGAGTCACGGTCCAATCGCATCGCCAACGCACTTCGCGCCCGCGACGTCGGTCACGGTGCCCTGGTCGGGCTGTCGCTCGGCCGCGGACTCGACATGCTGGCCTCCGTGCTGGGCGTACTCAAATCCGGTGCGGGCTATGTGCCCCTCGACCCCGCCTTCCCCGCCGAACGCCTGGCCTTCATGGCCGAGGACGCGCGGCTTGCCGCGTTGGTCGTCGATGACGAAACACCCCTGGCGTTCGAGTTCGATGCACGCCGCGTCATCGCACTGAACAGCGACGAGGTGGTCCACGCGTCGTTCGACCGCCCCGCACGCGACCGTCGCGCGGGCACACCGGATTCCGTGGCCTATGTGATCTTCACCTCCGGATCCACCGGACGGCCGAAGGGTGTGCGCGTACCGCACCGCGCGGCCGCGAACTTCCTCACCAGCATGCAGCGTGTGCCGGGCATCGCGCCGGACGACCGTCTGGTCGCCGTGACCACCCTGTCGTTCGATATCGCCTTCATGGAAATGATGTTGCCGCTCACCAGCGGCGCCGAAGTCGTCATCGCCGGTCGCGACGACGTGCGCGATGGCGGACAGCTGCGGCGCCTGATCGAGGACTGTGACGCCACGATGATGCAGGCCACGCCCGCCGGGTGGCGACTGCTGGTCGACGCGGGATGGCACGGGCGTCCCGCTTTCCGTGCCGTTTCCGGCGGCGAACCGCTGCCCGTCGATCTCGCCGAGGCGCTGCTGGACCGCTGTGGCGAGGTCTGGAACGGCTACGGCCCGACCGAGACGACGGTCTACTCCACCTACTGGCGTGTCTCCGATCCGCGCGAGGGAATCTACATCGGCCGCCCCATCGCCAACACCACGGTGCATATCCTCGACGAGCGCGGCCATCATTGCCCGCTCGGCGTGCCGGGCGAAATCCACATCGGCGGCGCGGGCGTCACCCTCGGCTATCTCGACCGCCCCGAACTCACCGCCGAGAAATTCATCGCCGATCCCTGGTCGGAGGCGCCCGACTCGCGTATGTACCGCACGGGCGATCGTGGCCGGTGGACAGCGAAAGGCGTCCTGGAACATCTGGGTCGTCTCGACTTTCAGGTGAAGGTGCGCGGCTATCGCATCGAGCCCGGCGAGATCGAAAGCGTGCTTGCCGACGTGCCCGCGGTCGCCCGCGCCGTCGTCATCGCGCGTGAAGACCGTCCCGGCGACGTACGCCTCGTGGCCTACGTAGTGGGCCGCGACGGCATCGTCCCGGAGGAGGAATCGCTACGGTCGTACCTGCGCTCGCGCCTGCCCGACTACATGCTGCCCCAGCACATCCTCGTGCTGGACAGCGTGCCGCTGCTGCCCAACGGCAAGACCGACCGCAAGGCGTTGCCGCCGCCGATCGCGCACTCCGTCGCGACACCGGGTGCGCGCGTCGCGCCGCGCAACGACGACGAGCGACGGGTCGCCCTCGCGATGGAAGCGGTGCTCTGCCTGCCCGACCTCGACGTGCGCGACGACTTCTTCGCGCTCGGAGGGCATTCCCTGCTGGCCGCGCAGCTCACGGCGAAGCTCAACCGCGAGTTCGGCGTGAGCCTGTCGTTCCGGACGCTGTTCGACGCTCCCACGATCGAGCAACTTGCCGCCGCCATCGGATCGCAGGTCGCCAGCGGCTCGGCGCCCGCCGCGGAGCCGATCGGCCACCGCAGCGATCAGCACCACGCGCCGCTGTCGCTGATGCAGCGCCGCCTGTGGGCGCTGGAGCGCATGCATCCCGGCCGGGTCACGTATAACGCGCCATCGGCGCACCGGCTTCGCGGTCGTCTGGACGAACATGCCTTCGACATGGCTTTCCAGGCCCTGATCCAGCGGCAGTCCAGCATGCGGACGGCGTTCCGCGACGTGGGCAACGACATCGTCCAGGTGATCGAGCCGCAACTGACGTACCCGTTGTTCCCGGCGGAGGATCTGAGGCACCTGCCGGACGAGGAGCGCGAGGCGACGCTGATGGCGCGTCTGCAGCAGCTGACGGACACGCCGTTCGACCTCCGCCGCGCACCGCTGTTCAGTGCGCGCCTGTTCCGCCTGGGCGATACCGAGCACGCGCTGTTCTTCATGCCGCACCACATCATCTGGGACGGCTGGTCGTTCGACATCCTGTACAACGAATTGTCGGCGCTGTATCGCAGCTTCGTGGCCGGTCTGCCCTCGCCACTGGTCGCCCTCCCGGTAAGCTACGGCGACTTCGCCGAATGGCACGCGCACTGGCTGGAGTCCGCGGCGTTCCAGGCGCAGCTGGGCTTCTGGCGCGAACGTCTTGCACAGATGGGCGACGTCCGGGCGTTGCCGACCGACCATCCGCGCCGGCCCGGCATGTCCGGACTGGGACGCACCGAATGGATCCGCGTGTCGCGCGCCGATACCGACGCCATGCACGACGTGGCACGGCAGGCCGACGCCACCCTCAACATGACGCTGCTCGCGCTGTACTTCGCGATGCTGTCCAGCTCGGCCGGGCAACGTGAACTCGTGGTCGGCACACCGGTCCGTGGACGTAACCAGACCGAGGTCGAATCGGTCATGGGCTATTTCAACAATCTGCTGCCGCTGCACGTGTCGGTCGATCCCGCGCTGTCGTTCCTCGAGTTCGTCCGTCTGGTCAGGCGCAAGGCGATCGAGGCCTTCGGCCATCCGGACGTCCCCCTGGAATACCTGCAGCGTGAGCTCAAGATCGGACAAGGAGCGGGCGCCACGCTGTACCAGGCGCTGTTTTCGTTCCAGGACGCCCGCCAGCGTGCGGTCGACTGGGGCGGGCTGGAGCACGAGCAGATCCTGCTCTTCCAGAGTGGCGCTACGGAAGACCTCGGCCTGTGGTTCCTCGAGAGCCACGCCGGCATGGTCGGCGGCGTGACCTACAACGCCGACCTGCTGCAGGCCGCCACGGCGCGGCTGATGCGCGAGCGGTACCTCGACATGATGCGTACGGTCGCGGCCGATCCCGCCATCGCGGTCGGCGCACTCACGGCCGCGACCCCGGCCGAGCGCGAGCGCATGCGTCACTGGAACGCGACGGATACCGACATCGTCCTGCCCGTCGACCTGTATGGCATGGTCGCGGCGGCGGCGAAGACGAACCCGGACGCGGTAGCGATCGTCCAGCATACGCGCACGCTCCGCTACGACGCGCTACTGGAGCGTGCTTCACGGATCGCGGCGCTGCTGCACGAGCGGGGTGCGCATGCGGGCGAGGTCGTGGGCCTGTGCGTGAATCCGGGTGCGGACCGCGTCGCGGCCCTGCTCGCTATCGGACTGACCGGCGCGACGGCGCTGCTGCTCGATCGCGCCGACCCGGCGGCCCGCCTGCGCGACATCCTTGCCGACGCTCGGGCCACGGTGATGGTGGGCGACGCGGCGCTCGAGGCCATGCTCGACTGGCCGCGCGCCTGTGCCGTGTGGCTCGACCTGCACGAGGGAGAAGCGGACGTCGCGACGTGGGACGTTGCGCCGTCTGCCGTGCGGCCCTCGCCCGACGATACGGCGATCGCCTTTTACGCTCCGGATGTCGAGGGGAAGGCACGCGGTGCGGCGTTGTCGCATCGTGCGCTCGCCAACACGCTGCAGGCACTGGCCGGCACGTTGGGCGTGCGTCCCGGCAAGCGCATCGCCGGCGACGCGTCGCCTTCCGATGCGATGTCCGTCGTCGAGCCCCTGCTCGCGCTCGCCCACGGTGCCACCTGGTTCGAGCAGGATGCCCACGATCTCGCTCACGGACGCCTGGATGCCATGGACGTCTTCATCGCCACACCTGAAACCTGGCACGCACTCGTGCGCCAGGGCTGGTCCGGCGATCCGGGCATGCGCGCCGTGGTCGCCGGGGGCCTGCCCACCGCCGAACTGGCCACGCATGTCGCGGGCGCCACCGCCGGCCTGTGGACCCTGTTCGGCGACGCCATGTCCGCGCCCGTCGCGGCATGCGGCCAGGTGGAACGCGCGGCCGACGCCCTGCACGAAGGCCGGCCGCTTGCCAACAGCGAGGCGTGGATCCTGGACGACGGCGGCGAACCCTGCCCCATCGGCGCGACGGGCCACGTTGCCATCGCCGGCCTCGCGCTTTCCATGCCGTTCGGCCACCGCGCGCAGGCCGGTCGCCAGCCAGCCGACGGTCGGCTGGCCCGGACGGGATACCGCGGACGCTGGCTGGCCGACGGGCAGTTGCAGGTGCTCGACCGGGAGGACCGTCGCGTTCGCCGCCATGGTCTCGACGTCGAACCGGCGGCCATCGAAGCACTGACGCTCGCCCAGCCGGGCATCGTGCGCGCCATCGCCGTGCCGCGTCGCGACCGCGACGGTCTGACGCGCATCGACGTATACGCACTGACCGCTCCGGGCTACTCGCCGGACACCGACGACCTGCGTGCCTCGCTCGCGACTTCCCTGCCGGCGTCCTCGATGCCGGCTCACATCACCGTGCTGGACGCGCTGCCGCTGTTACCCACCGGCGAGCCGGATATCGCGTCGCTGCCGGTGCCCGACGACGGCTCGCCCGGTGGACGCACGGTGGACAGTGAACCGCGTACCGAGAGCGAACGTCTCCTCGCCAGCGTCTGGCGGGAGCTGCTGGGCGTGGGCCGCGTCCGCACCAGCGACAACTTCTTCGATGTCGGCGGCCACTCCCTGCTAGCGGTCGACATGGCGCAGCGCGTGCAGAAGCTGAGCGGTATCCAGCTCAATCTGCTGGACATCGCCAACGGCACCCTCGGCACGCTTGCCGCCGAACTCGCCATCGCCAAGCCCGCACCGGCGATCACGGCAAAGCGCGGCCTTTTCAGTCGCCTGCTCGGACGCACCACGCCATGA